Part of the Burkholderia humptydooensis genome, GTGCTCGAACGCGGCGCGCACGCTGTCGCCGCGCAGCCGGCGTGCGACGAAGATCGCGCTCGTCAGGTCGCCGACGCCGACCGGATGCCGCGGGAACGCATACAGCGGCCGCTGGCCGATCCACGCTTCGGTCTCGGTGACGACGAGCATGTTGAAACGGTCGGCGGGGCTGTTGCGGTCGTGCAGATGCTTGACAAGGATCACCTGCGGACCGCGGCGGATGATCGAGCGGCATGCGTCGACCGCCTCGGCGACCGTTTCGATCCGCTGTCCGGCAAGCTTTTGCAGCTCGCTGTGATTGGGCGCCATGCCGTCCGCGAGTTCGGGCAGCTCGGCGACGATGAACTCCTCGACGCCGGGCTCCGGCCGGATGCCGCCCGTCTGGCCCATCGCCGGATCGCAGAAGTACCACGCGTTCGGATTCGTCGCCTTCACGGTGCGCACGATCTCGACCGCCGCGCGCGCCTGCGCGGGCGAGCCGAGGAAGCCCGAGAGAACCGCGTCGCAGCGCTTGAGCGCGCCGATCGCGGCGATGCCGTCGACGAGCTGCTCCATCTTCGCCGCGTCGATCGCGCTGCCCGCCCAGTGACCATACTGCATGTGGTTCGACAATTGCACGGTGTTGAGCGGCCAGACGTTGACGCCGAGCCGTTGCATCGGAAACACTGCGGCGCTGTTGCCCGCATGCCCGTAGATGACGTGCGACTGGATGCTGAGGACGTTTTTCATGATCGAGTGTGCCGGCGCGCGGCGGGCCCGTCGGACTACGTCGAACGATACATGACTTTCCCGCATTCGCGGAAACATCCAGTAATACAGTGCCGGGGAGGCGTCAGCCCGTCGAAAGTAAAATGGCGCGCGGCTTGCACGGATGTCGGCGAGCCGCTTTCTTCATCGCTTCC contains:
- the pdxY gene encoding pyridoxal kinase PdxY, whose product is MKNVLSIQSHVIYGHAGNSAAVFPMQRLGVNVWPLNTVQLSNHMQYGHWAGSAIDAAKMEQLVDGIAAIGALKRCDAVLSGFLGSPAQARAAVEIVRTVKATNPNAWYFCDPAMGQTGGIRPEPGVEEFIVAELPELADGMAPNHSELQKLAGQRIETVAEAVDACRSIIRRGPQVILVKHLHDRNSPADRFNMLVVTETEAWIGQRPLYAFPRHPVGVGDLTSAIFVARRLRGDSVRAAFEHTLAAVHAVVKATYDARRYELELVAAQDEIAQPSEWFGAWITGAD